A window from Dehalobacter sp. DCA encodes these proteins:
- a CDS encoding cytochrome c biogenesis protein CcdA: MINLWLETLSTLISESFWLAPILALLAGVLTSITPCALTSVPLVIGYVGGTGNNDPKKAFRLSLAFALGMAVTFTTLGTAASLLGKLIGTSSPWWYIALGVLMVLMALQTWEVYNFIPSTFLTSKTTKKGYIGAFVTGILGGVFSSPCATPVLVVLLGIVARSGNVAWGVLLLLLYSVGHSVLVLAAGTSVGLVKKVTSSGRYGIFSKVLKYFMGGVILLIAFYMFYLAF; the protein is encoded by the coding sequence ATGATAAATCTGTGGCTGGAAACATTGTCAACACTCATTTCTGAAAGTTTTTGGCTTGCGCCGATACTGGCGTTGCTTGCGGGAGTATTAACCTCTATCACTCCTTGTGCACTGACAAGTGTTCCTCTTGTGATAGGATATGTTGGCGGTACAGGGAATAATGATCCTAAAAAAGCCTTCAGATTATCACTTGCATTTGCCCTTGGAATGGCAGTTACTTTTACAACCCTCGGAACAGCCGCTTCATTGCTAGGGAAACTTATTGGAACATCAAGTCCGTGGTGGTACATTGCACTGGGTGTTTTAATGGTGTTGATGGCACTCCAAACTTGGGAAGTGTATAATTTTATTCCCTCTACATTTCTCACAAGCAAAACAACAAAAAAAGGATACATAGGAGCATTCGTTACAGGAATATTGGGTGGGGTGTTTTCATCACCTTGTGCAACTCCTGTATTAGTTGTTTTATTGGGTATTGTAGCTCGGAGTGGAAATGTAGCATGGGGAGTGCTACTCCTGCTCTTATACTCAGTTGGCCACAGTGTGCTGGTATTGGCAGCAGGAACATCTGTGGGCTTGGTGAAAAAAGTGACTTCCAGCGGAAGATATGGCATCTTCAGTAAAGTATTAAAGTATTTTATGGGTGGGGTCATTTTACTGATTGCATTTTATATGTTTTATTTAGCGTTTTAG
- a CDS encoding putative zinc-binding protein: MEPVKVGVISCSGEDCLGGTISRLATRKILERIRLGESVTICLPLFIAGGEEERVFATLFPTITVDGCGKWCAKRATEELSGKVSDTVQVSDIIGQEAAESPVLSTRNLSKEHLEMVDKVAEQIRVKLDRLVDENK, encoded by the coding sequence ATGGAACCAGTTAAAGTAGGAGTAATTTCTTGCAGTGGGGAGGATTGTCTGGGCGGTACGATCTCGCGTTTAGCTACGAGAAAAATCCTGGAACGCATCCGGTTAGGCGAATCGGTTACCATTTGCCTGCCGCTGTTTATAGCCGGAGGGGAAGAAGAAAGAGTCTTTGCTACACTCTTTCCTACCATTACAGTCGACGGTTGCGGTAAATGGTGCGCCAAGAGAGCGACGGAAGAATTGAGCGGAAAAGTCAGTGATACGGTTCAAGTTTCAGATATTATTGGTCAAGAAGCAGCGGAGAGTCCTGTTCTCTCCACCCGGAATCTATCCAAGGAACATTTGGAAATGGTGGATAAAGTAGCGGAGCAAATCAGGGTGAAGCTCGATCGCCTGGTTGATGAGAATAAATAA
- a CDS encoding thioredoxin family protein: MENSQKESMFKKHALKIIIPILIILAIGAIWFIKNDEQKPMADNIVGSDISTAESADFALHVTEKLDLEKLKSYGLPIMIDFGADSCIPCKEMAPVLAKLNEELQGKAIIKFVDVWKYQELAEGYPISVIPTQVFFDKDGKPYTPSDPKASQMKMYSLKDTNEHVFTTHEGGMTEETIRAALKEMGLKE; this comes from the coding sequence ATGGAAAACAGCCAAAAAGAAAGCATGTTCAAAAAACATGCATTAAAAATTATCATTCCAATCCTCATTATTCTAGCTATTGGTGCGATATGGTTCATTAAAAATGATGAACAAAAGCCAATGGCTGATAATATAGTAGGCTCTGACATCAGTACGGCAGAATCAGCAGACTTTGCACTTCATGTTACAGAGAAACTAGACCTTGAGAAGCTTAAATCCTACGGACTGCCCATTATGATAGACTTTGGTGCTGATTCCTGTATCCCGTGTAAGGAAATGGCCCCTGTTTTGGCGAAACTAAACGAGGAACTGCAGGGAAAAGCAATCATTAAATTTGTCGATGTGTGGAAATATCAAGAACTGGCAGAAGGATATCCAATTAGTGTGATCCCTACACAGGTATTTTTTGATAAGGACGGTAAACCATATACTCCATCTGACCCCAAAGCCTCTCAAATGAAGATGTACTCTTTAAAGGATACGAACGAGCATGTATTTACGACTCATGAAGGCGGTATGACAGAGGAAACGATTCGTGCTGCACTGAAGGAAATGGGGTTAAAGGAATGA
- a CDS encoding aminotransferase class V-fold PLP-dependent enzyme, which translates to MGIYLDNAATSFPKPKTVVQSMYDFMIENGCTSGRGAYEKAIEADMLVYQTRKAIANFFNFNDPKKVIFTSNITESLNLAIKGILKKGDHVIVSSVEHNAVWRCIKTVERDLEISISKIPCSEEGYTNANDIEKLIKKNTSLVVINHASNVLGTIQPIEEIGRRCRIHNIPFLVDVAQTAGAHSIDIVKQNIDLLAFTGHKSLLGPMGIGGLIINWEGDIYPLKSGGTGGDSAYEYQPDYYPNRFETGTLNVPGIIGLHEGLKFIQKEGLNHIVKKEIELVNYALMRLKEVDDIKIYGPQDSSKTVGVIPFNLKNKSCNEVAYELDQNFSIMIRSGLHCAPSAHQIIGTEKSGTCRVGIGYFNEKHELDHLVEALKSISSN; encoded by the coding sequence ATGGGCATCTACTTGGATAATGCCGCAACATCATTTCCTAAACCTAAAACTGTTGTCCAATCTATGTATGATTTTATGATAGAAAATGGTTGCACATCCGGTCGTGGCGCTTATGAAAAAGCAATTGAAGCCGACATGCTCGTTTATCAAACCCGCAAAGCAATTGCTAATTTTTTTAATTTTAACGACCCCAAAAAAGTTATCTTTACTTCCAATATTACAGAATCATTGAATCTGGCTATAAAAGGTATTCTGAAAAAAGGAGACCATGTCATTGTAAGCAGCGTGGAGCATAATGCAGTATGGCGGTGTATTAAGACTGTTGAAAGAGATTTAGAAATTAGTATTTCTAAAATACCTTGTTCGGAGGAAGGTTATACAAATGCCAATGATATTGAAAAACTAATAAAAAAAAATACCTCTTTGGTAGTCATAAATCATGCTTCAAATGTTCTGGGTACGATTCAGCCTATCGAGGAGATTGGCCGAAGATGCAGAATACATAACATCCCATTTTTGGTTGATGTCGCTCAAACAGCAGGGGCTCACTCTATTGATATAGTCAAGCAAAATATTGATTTGCTGGCCTTTACCGGGCACAAAAGTCTCCTTGGCCCTATGGGTATCGGAGGTCTTATTATAAACTGGGAAGGAGACATATACCCGCTAAAGTCTGGTGGAACCGGCGGTGATTCTGCTTATGAATATCAGCCCGATTATTATCCGAACAGATTTGAAACTGGAACTTTAAATGTTCCAGGAATAATTGGTCTGCACGAAGGTCTAAAATTTATTCAAAAAGAGGGTCTAAATCATATCGTTAAAAAGGAAATTGAACTTGTGAATTATGCTTTGATGAGATTAAAAGAAGTTGACGATATAAAAATTTACGGTCCTCAAGACAGCAGTAAAACAGTTGGGGTCATCCCATTTAATTTAAAGAATAAATCCTGTAATGAAGTAGCCTATGAATTAGACCAAAACTTCAGCATCATGATCCGCTCCGGGCTACATTGTGCTCCGAGTGCACACCAAATTATTGGTACCGAAAAATCAGGCACGTGCAGAGTAGGGATAGGCTATTTTAATGAAAAACATGAACTTGATCATTTGGTTGAAGCACTAAAATCAATAAGTAGCAATTAA
- a CDS encoding radical SAM protein — MKEDNKAIIKDELTVQVNQKLVGGGCGCSSISESEIMIDNDVPKKYLIQAGENNQPIFPAELVKMLGMENGSSIQVVLYENKVEIYPNIHSLSKLYIEPTSRCNLDCRTCIRETWNEPLGSMDINVFDSLVEQIKEFKTLRTVMFGGFGEPTFHPDILYMIARIKSLGLTVEMVTNGTLLNEEMTEGLIRSGLDTLWVSFDGSSAENFEDIRAGANFDAVVQNLVHLKKINRNSCRKVKVGIAFVVMKKNINELKNLGVLARKVGAKMVSVSNVIPYSEDMVEEMVCDLGVESNRKHYVGSIPINIPNIDMTEITKQPLYELFRDCDNISIMKNKVGAETESCRFIKERCTFVRWDGKVSPCMGLLHSYKTYFSMGKIQREVSNYSLGDIEEKKLKDIWNSKEYYDFREKVNTFDFSPCLQCGPCNLAENNEEDCFGNTFPTCGGCLWGQGVIQCP, encoded by the coding sequence GTGAAAGAAGATAATAAGGCGATTATTAAGGATGAACTGACGGTGCAGGTGAACCAGAAATTGGTAGGGGGAGGCTGTGGCTGTAGCTCGATCAGTGAATCGGAAATAATGATAGATAATGATGTCCCTAAAAAATATTTAATCCAGGCAGGCGAAAACAATCAACCGATTTTTCCGGCAGAATTGGTAAAGATGCTGGGTATGGAGAATGGATCATCTATACAGGTAGTTCTATATGAAAATAAAGTAGAGATTTACCCCAATATTCATAGTCTTTCTAAATTATATATTGAACCAACGTCCAGATGTAACCTTGATTGCCGGACATGTATAAGGGAGACTTGGAACGAGCCTTTGGGATCAATGGATATTAACGTCTTTGATAGCTTAGTCGAGCAAATTAAAGAATTCAAGACTCTCCGCACAGTTATGTTTGGCGGTTTCGGAGAGCCAACCTTCCATCCAGATATCCTTTATATGATCGCGAGGATTAAATCTCTTGGCCTTACCGTTGAAATGGTCACCAATGGGACATTGTTAAATGAGGAAATGACAGAAGGATTGATTAGAAGCGGACTTGACACCTTATGGGTGTCATTCGATGGGTCAAGTGCCGAGAATTTTGAAGATATTAGAGCAGGGGCAAATTTCGACGCTGTAGTTCAAAACCTGGTACATTTAAAAAAAATAAATAGAAATAGTTGTCGCAAAGTAAAAGTTGGGATTGCTTTTGTTGTGATGAAAAAGAACATTAATGAATTGAAGAATCTTGGAGTCCTTGCCAGGAAGGTCGGGGCTAAAATGGTGTCGGTAAGCAACGTAATTCCCTACAGTGAAGACATGGTTGAAGAAATGGTATGTGATTTGGGTGTAGAAAGTAATCGAAAGCATTACGTAGGTTCAATACCAATAAACATTCCCAACATAGATATGACAGAAATAACCAAACAACCCTTATATGAGCTGTTTAGAGACTGCGATAATATCAGTATTATGAAAAACAAAGTTGGGGCAGAAACCGAAAGCTGCAGATTTATTAAAGAAAGATGTACATTTGTAAGATGGGACGGGAAAGTAAGTCCTTGCATGGGGTTGCTTCATTCCTATAAAACTTATTTTAGTATGGGAAAAATTCAAAGAGAAGTATCAAATTATTCTTTGGGAGACATTGAAGAAAAAAAACTTAAAGATATCTGGAATTCCAAAGAATATTATGATTTTAGAGAAAAAGTTAACACATTTGACTTTTCGCCTTGCCTTCAATGCGGGCCATGCAATTTAGCGGAAAACAATGAGGAGGATTGTTTTGGCAATACTTTTCCAACATGCGGGGGATGCTTATGGGGACAAGGAGTCATTCAATGCCCATAA
- a CDS encoding biotin/lipoyl-containing protein → MLEIKLNKNLCGIFKVGRVFVKEGDSVHCGEGLFTIEANKINTAIYANFEGEIISMNLAGGNVVKPDSIILTVDGQVVKESKTIIAN, encoded by the coding sequence ATGTTAGAAATAAAACTTAACAAGAATTTATGTGGAATCTTTAAAGTTGGCAGAGTGTTTGTCAAAGAAGGGGATTCGGTCCATTGTGGTGAGGGACTGTTTACGATAGAGGCTAATAAAATAAACACAGCAATTTATGCTAATTTTGAAGGTGAAATCATCAGCATGAACTTAGCAGGTGGGAATGTAGTTAAGCCGGACAGTATTATCTTAACAGTGGATGGACAGGTGGTAAAAGAATCTAAGACAATCATAGCAAATTAA
- a CDS encoding putative zinc-binding protein, protein MPDVQIGVLSCSGEECLGGTISRLATRKVMEKLRIGRTTSLCLPLYIAGGEEERNFAKAYPVISVDGCDKSCAKKATERFSGDVSEALVISDILGEEAALDKTVSARDLTEEHYTMVDKIAEEICKKVDKIVAE, encoded by the coding sequence ATGCCTGACGTACAAATTGGGGTGCTGTCTTGCAGCGGCGAAGAATGTCTTGGCGGTACAATCTCCAGACTTGCTACGCGCAAAGTGATGGAAAAGCTGCGGATAGGCCGGACAACTTCACTTTGCCTGCCGCTTTATATAGCTGGAGGTGAGGAGGAACGCAATTTTGCCAAAGCGTATCCTGTAATTTCTGTAGATGGCTGTGACAAAAGCTGCGCCAAAAAGGCGACAGAAAGGTTTAGCGGTGATGTGAGTGAAGCCTTGGTTATTTCCGATATTTTAGGGGAAGAGGCTGCCTTGGATAAGACTGTATCGGCGAGGGATTTAACCGAGGAGCATTATACAATGGTGGATAAAATAGCGGAAGAAATATGCAAAAAAGTTGATAAGATAGTGGCTGAATAA
- a CDS encoding carboxymuconolactone decarboxylase family protein — protein MRMLAELFPEFAQKFDEIDELYKEKRLIDEKTYQFICFSVSIKARSKPCVIKHFKGALDAGATPRELAYIFALVMREAAGADDCWTHDVLGEWTEIVAGNVDCGCPK, from the coding sequence ATGAGAATGCTTGCCGAGTTATTTCCGGAATTTGCCCAAAAGTTTGATGAGATTGATGAGCTGTATAAAGAAAAACGGCTCATTGATGAAAAGACTTATCAGTTCATTTGTTTTTCAGTGTCAATTAAAGCCCGGTCAAAACCCTGTGTGATTAAACATTTTAAAGGTGCTTTAGACGCAGGAGCTACTCCTCGCGAATTGGCCTATATTTTTGCCTTGGTGATGAGGGAAGCAGCAGGTGCTGATGATTGTTGGACGCATGATGTCTTAGGAGAGTGGACTGAAATCGTAGCTGGTAATGTGGACTGCGGTTGTCCAAAATAA
- a CDS encoding biotin/lipoyl-containing protein: MLEIKVKDYIASVCNVGSLFVNEGDFVKCGDNLFNVESQKISTVIKANFEGKVLDINLTRGEYLEPGVVVLTVDGKVIEESEHLSVEQK, encoded by the coding sequence ATGTTGGAAATAAAAGTAAAAGATTATATAGCCTCAGTCTGCAATGTGGGTAGCCTGTTTGTTAATGAAGGAGACTTCGTCAAATGTGGAGACAATTTATTTAATGTGGAGTCCCAAAAAATTAGTACGGTAATTAAGGCTAATTTTGAAGGAAAGGTCTTAGACATCAACCTGACTAGAGGGGAATACTTGGAGCCAGGAGTGGTTGTACTCACAGTTGATGGTAAAGTAATTGAAGAATCCGAGCATCTTAGTGTTGAGCAAAAATAA
- a CDS encoding lipoate--protein ligase yields the protein MINVINNSTNPFINLALEEYFLKYKALKDDVLILWQNEPVVVVGKNQNTYEELNAEYIENKNIKVVRRLSGGGAVYHDLGNLNFTIIKNNAEVYRNDFSFFAMPVIKCLEIYDVTASFSGRNDILIDGKKFSGNAQYFYKDKVLHHGTLLFSSDLTVLAKALKVRQDKFESKGIKSMQSRVANIGDYIDKDITLAEFRQTLIRSMFDYEQEPVRHYDLTAEDITAITELEKTKYSTWDWNYGQSPKSNYKKEMRFTSGMVSLEMNIEDGLITQLKLYGDFFEENPKEILENLFIGEKYDLVVIRNIIEKADVSRYIHKLSNDEFIELFF from the coding sequence ATGATTAACGTTATTAACAATTCAACCAATCCTTTTATAAATTTAGCCTTGGAAGAATACTTTTTAAAATACAAAGCTTTAAAAGATGATGTCCTGATACTATGGCAAAATGAGCCGGTTGTCGTAGTCGGAAAGAATCAGAACACCTATGAAGAACTCAATGCAGAGTATATAGAGAACAAAAACATTAAAGTCGTAAGAAGATTATCCGGAGGCGGCGCAGTATACCATGACTTGGGCAATTTGAATTTCACTATCATAAAAAACAATGCAGAGGTATACAGAAACGATTTTTCATTTTTTGCTATGCCCGTGATAAAGTGTTTGGAAATCTATGATGTAACAGCATCGTTCAGCGGCAGAAATGATATTTTGATTGATGGCAAAAAGTTTTCTGGAAATGCGCAATATTTTTATAAAGATAAGGTTCTTCATCATGGCACTCTTTTGTTTTCCAGTGATTTAACAGTATTAGCCAAAGCATTAAAAGTAAGACAAGATAAGTTTGAGTCCAAAGGAATTAAATCTATGCAAAGCAGGGTTGCCAATATTGGTGATTATATTGATAAAGATATTACCTTAGCGGAGTTCCGCCAGACGCTTATTAGGAGCATGTTTGACTATGAACAAGAGCCGGTCAGGCATTATGATTTGACAGCTGAGGATATAACGGCAATTACCGAATTAGAAAAAACAAAATACAGTACATGGGACTGGAACTATGGACAATCGCCAAAGTCGAACTATAAGAAGGAAATGAGATTTACTTCAGGAATGGTATCGCTGGAAATGAACATAGAGGACGGTTTGATTACCCAATTAAAATTATACGGAGATTTCTTTGAGGAAAATCCAAAAGAAATATTAGAGAATTTGTTTATTGGTGAAAAATACGATCTTGTTGTAATCAGAAACATAATAGAAAAGGCGGATGTTTCGCGATATATACATAAGCTGAGCAATGATGAATTTATAGAATTATTTTTCTAG
- a CDS encoding putative zinc-binding protein: MNLMSEKVKVVPCSGIGKVHGLLAREIALKIVSELCVAETESPCLAYIVTEDPEIKEKIAQGKCVTIDGCPKMCAAKSVAHAGGSVAEEIRILEILKDYRGIQPGNATALNDDGWKIVDEAALKVADRVQKVYESEV, translated from the coding sequence ATGAATTTAATGTCTGAAAAAGTAAAAGTAGTTCCCTGCAGCGGGATAGGCAAGGTTCACGGTCTTTTAGCCAGAGAGATTGCCTTGAAGATCGTAAGCGAGCTTTGCGTGGCAGAAACGGAATCCCCCTGTTTAGCCTACATTGTAACCGAAGACCCAGAAATCAAAGAGAAAATTGCCCAGGGAAAATGTGTAACCATCGATGGCTGTCCCAAAATGTGTGCGGCTAAAAGCGTAGCGCATGCAGGAGGTAGTGTCGCAGAAGAGATTCGGATTCTGGAGATACTGAAAGACTACCGGGGAATTCAACCGGGGAATGCTACTGCTTTAAACGATGATGGTTGGAAAATTGTGGACGAGGCGGCACTCAAAGTTGCGGACCGAGTTCAAAAAGTATATGAAAGCGAGGTATGA
- a CDS encoding MFS transporter — MNSKKILLILGLAGFVVMADNWVVSPILPSISKDIGVDIASSALIITAYMVPFGLFQLIFGYLADKFGKRQVISFSMVFFTIATALCALGSGLTDLVIYRALTGIFAASVMPVSMALIGDIFPINERQSAIGTFLGISFLGQGLSMLLGGSIAYFLNWRGVFAVYALLSVIATVLLLTVGKKIPSSKSETSQVLTPYINLITNPLSLKIYLLVLFEGFLLMGIFSFLGGFIKTTYDFNNFMIGLIMTVFGLMAVAGGRISGKIASRVGRKKTILIGLICTLVGNLIFILLGNVLAIFIIGVGLLGLGLMLAHSTFLTIATGFAERWRGVAMSLVAFCMMGGGGLGTAIGSRIVGNSSYLTLFSVYGIGLIVLILAVLLVKKSFMLNSVELK, encoded by the coding sequence ATGAATTCAAAAAAAATACTGTTAATACTTGGCCTAGCTGGATTTGTAGTCATGGCAGATAATTGGGTAGTATCACCTATCCTGCCTTCGATTTCAAAAGATATTGGTGTGGATATAGCGAGTTCTGCTCTGATTATTACTGCTTATATGGTGCCTTTCGGTCTATTTCAATTGATTTTTGGTTATCTAGCCGATAAATTTGGCAAAAGACAGGTTATCAGTTTTTCCATGGTATTCTTTACCATCGCCACTGCGTTATGCGCATTAGGGTCTGGGTTAACTGATTTAGTTATTTACCGCGCGCTGACCGGAATTTTCGCTGCGTCAGTAATGCCGGTATCAATGGCTTTAATCGGAGATATCTTTCCTATAAATGAACGCCAGTCAGCGATTGGTACATTCTTAGGGATTTCTTTTTTGGGGCAGGGGTTAAGCATGCTTCTTGGGGGATCTATCGCCTATTTTTTAAATTGGCGGGGTGTTTTTGCCGTATATGCATTATTATCGGTTATTGCAACAGTGCTGTTACTGACAGTAGGCAAAAAAATTCCTTCCAGCAAGAGCGAAACCAGTCAGGTCTTAACACCCTATATAAACCTTATTACAAATCCTTTAAGCCTAAAAATTTATCTGTTGGTACTTTTTGAAGGTTTTCTCTTGATGGGAATATTTTCTTTCCTTGGAGGATTTATTAAAACAACCTATGATTTCAATAACTTCATGATTGGCTTAATTATGACGGTGTTTGGTCTGATGGCTGTGGCAGGCGGACGTATCTCGGGAAAGATTGCTTCCAGAGTTGGACGCAAAAAGACGATCTTGATCGGTCTTATCTGTACATTAGTTGGGAATCTGATCTTTATCTTGTTGGGAAATGTGTTAGCTATTTTTATTATCGGTGTTGGCTTATTAGGTTTAGGTCTAATGCTTGCCCATTCTACGTTTTTAACAATCGCTACCGGATTTGCAGAAAGATGGAGGGGCGTAGCTATGTCTCTTGTCGCATTTTGCATGATGGGTGGCGGTGGATTGGGAACGGCGATTGGAAGCCGGATCGTTGGGAACAGCAGCTATCTAACGTTATTTTCTGTTTATGGAATAGGGCTAATTGTTTTAATCCTTGCAGTGCTTCTGGTAAAAAAGAGCTTTATGCTTAACAGCGTGGAGTTGAAGTAA
- a CDS encoding putative zinc-binding protein, protein MSKIKIIPCSGIGKAFGLMTREAVFQVTNKLNPKEAETACLAHIITGDAEGRDKVAGQRCITVDGCPKLCAAKSVEFEGGIVKQQFRVIDEMKNHKGVNPGTGTALSEDGWIIVDELAEKISAKVTELVEEGKNNA, encoded by the coding sequence ATGTCTAAAATAAAAATAATACCCTGCAGTGGTATTGGAAAAGCCTTTGGTCTTATGACAAGAGAAGCTGTATTTCAAGTGACCAATAAACTTAACCCCAAAGAAGCTGAAACTGCCTGTCTTGCTCATATTATTACCGGAGATGCCGAGGGTAGGGATAAAGTAGCAGGTCAAAGATGTATCACAGTCGACGGGTGTCCTAAACTTTGTGCTGCTAAAAGCGTGGAATTTGAGGGCGGGATTGTCAAACAACAATTTAGGGTTATTGATGAGATGAAGAACCATAAGGGTGTTAATCCAGGAACGGGTACGGCACTTTCTGAAGACGGTTGGATCATTGTAGATGAACTGGCTGAAAAAATCTCTGCGAAAGTTACAGAATTGGTGGAGGAGGGAAAAAACAATGCCTGA
- a CDS encoding ArsR/SmtB family transcription factor codes for MFESRFKALGEPTRLNIIKLLSFKDLCVCELEEIMQISQPRISQHLKVLKQSGLVKERKEGQRRVCSLNTALLNNTMEEFMDYIAKPLQEIPELNEAYERLVDLDGESCTRKLKQ; via the coding sequence ATGTTTGAAAGCCGATTTAAAGCCCTGGGAGAACCAACTCGCTTAAATATTATTAAACTATTATCTTTTAAAGATTTATGCGTCTGCGAGCTTGAAGAAATTATGCAAATTAGTCAGCCGCGCATATCCCAGCACCTTAAGGTTTTGAAACAATCCGGTTTGGTCAAGGAACGAAAGGAAGGGCAGCGTCGAGTATGCAGTTTAAATACTGCCTTGCTGAACAATACGATGGAAGAGTTTATGGATTATATTGCCAAACCACTTCAGGAAATTCCGGAATTAAACGAAGCGTATGAGCGATTAGTGGATCTTGATGGCGAATCCTGTACAAGAAAACTGAAGCAATAA
- a CDS encoding (Fe-S)-binding protein — protein sequence MYLEKIQITFIEPCTADTEKMRFKAKFSRDIADILPYLNRRIKTAQYNDQAKNLTFNQGIKMITIYRDSLAVAKVINESEAYEMSDTIKDLINETHDTKDLLVPMYETRKKPSVLDIYRYLPKTNCKMCGELSCMAFAAKLISSSKNIELCTPLSLQDKKENFNEIVELLDF from the coding sequence ATGTACCTAGAGAAAATACAAATTACATTTATCGAACCGTGTACAGCCGATACTGAAAAAATGAGGTTTAAAGCAAAATTTTCGAGAGATATTGCAGATATTTTACCCTACTTAAACCGTCGGATAAAAACTGCGCAATATAACGACCAAGCAAAAAACCTTACATTTAATCAAGGAATTAAAATGATTACAATCTACAGGGATTCTTTGGCTGTTGCAAAAGTTATCAATGAGTCCGAGGCTTATGAAATGAGCGATACTATAAAAGATCTAATCAACGAAACACATGATACGAAAGATTTGCTTGTCCCCATGTATGAAACGCGCAAAAAACCATCAGTCTTGGATATATATAGATATTTACCAAAAACCAATTGCAAAATGTGCGGGGAGCTATCCTGTATGGCATTTGCAGCCAAACTAATATCTTCCTCTAAAAATATAGAATTATGTACACCTCTTTCCCTTCAGGATAAAAAAGAAAACTTTAATGAAATTGTTGAACTTTTAGATTTTTAA
- a CDS encoding lipoate--protein ligase produces MPKIKLKVMEPKGNDPWLNLATEEYLLNSKTSEEIILLLWQNDKTIVIGANQNPWKECNIRLFEEDGGRLARRISGGGAVYHDLGNLNFSLLIDQANYDFDKQVKIITDAIADHQIIAEFKGRNDILANGKKFSGNAFYHNANKVLHHGTLLVDCDFTEMTKYLQVSEKKIQSKGIESIRARVINLKDLNSSITINALKESIKKQFALNYGVDYVQITDAELDMHKLDSIYRKHCSWDWRFGDTPECQISFANRFHWGELSINLNVEKGLIKNIQIYSDAMDVRLVENIKSLFTGLPFDADAIQKKYNDYEEKQEYKDVINWFVEEVHHY; encoded by the coding sequence ATGCCAAAGATAAAATTGAAAGTTATGGAACCGAAGGGTAACGACCCCTGGCTAAACCTGGCAACAGAAGAATATTTACTGAATTCTAAGACCTCTGAAGAAATCATCTTATTGTTATGGCAAAACGATAAGACCATTGTCATAGGCGCCAATCAGAATCCCTGGAAAGAATGCAACATTAGGCTTTTTGAGGAAGATGGCGGCAGGCTGGCCCGCAGGATTTCAGGCGGTGGCGCGGTTTATCATGATTTGGGGAACCTGAATTTTAGCTTATTAATAGATCAGGCTAATTATGATTTTGACAAACAGGTCAAAATCATCACGGATGCCATAGCTGATCATCAGATTATAGCTGAATTTAAGGGCAGAAATGATATTCTGGCCAATGGTAAAAAATTTTCCGGAAATGCCTTTTATCATAATGCAAATAAAGTCTTGCATCATGGAACCCTATTAGTGGATTGTGATTTTACTGAAATGACGAAATATTTGCAGGTCTCGGAGAAAAAAATCCAATCTAAAGGAATTGAATCTATCAGAGCTAGGGTAATTAATCTCAAAGATTTGAATTCCAGTATTACAATTAATGCCTTAAAAGAGAGTATAAAGAAGCAATTTGCGCTGAACTATGGGGTGGACTATGTCCAAATCACTGACGCTGAGCTCGATATGCACAAACTGGACTCTATTTATAGAAAACATTGTTCGTGGGATTGGAGATTTGGAGATACCCCCGAATGTCAGATATCATTTGCCAACCGCTTTCATTGGGGAGAACTAAGTATTAATTTAAATGTTGAAAAAGGTTTGATTAAAAATATTCAGATATATTCAGATGCAATGGATGTCCGGTTGGTAGAAAACATAAAAAGTCTTTTCACTGGATTGCCGTTTGATGCTGACGCAATACAAAAGAAGTATAACGATTACGAGGAGAAACAAGAGTACAAGGATGTCATCAATTGGTTTGTTGAAGAAGTTCATCATTATTAA